The proteins below are encoded in one region of Triticum aestivum cultivar Chinese Spring chromosome 1B, IWGSC CS RefSeq v2.1, whole genome shotgun sequence:
- the LOC123090739 gene encoding uncharacterized protein — protein sequence MAGRSSSRSMVSAHRLFAPAPARTMQHAADPALELDEADIIWGGAALASSPLADTYGRALSASTPSRASKPRAAAPRDAAGGGGGVGAPASLPVNIPDWSKILGSEYGGGSAGSGRWPSDDRGDAYLDRGDRQWVPPHEQLMYRERAAASFSVREGAGRTLKGRDLRRVRNAIWEKTGFQD from the coding sequence ATGGCCGGCCGGAGCAGCAGCCGTTCCATGGTGTCTGCGCACCGGCTcttcgcgccggcgccggcgcgcacCATGCAGCACGCGGCCGACCCGGCCCTGGAGCTCGACGAGGCCGACATCATCTGGGGCGGCGCGGCGCTGGCGTCGTCCCCGCTGGCCGACACGTACGGGCGGGCCCTGTCCGCGTCCACTCCCTCCAGGGCCTCCAAGCCGCGCGCCGCGGCGCCACGAGATGCCGCCGGTGGCGGTGGAGGCGTCGGGGCCCCGGCGTCGCTGCCTGTCAACATCCCCGACTGGTCCAAGATCCTGGGGTCGGAGTACGGCGGGGGCAGCGCCGGCTCGGGGCGGTGGCCGTCGGACGATCGCGGGGACGCGTACCTGGACCGCGGCGACCGGCAGTGGGTGCCGCCGCACGAGCAGCTCATGTACCGGGAGCGCGCCGCGGCGTCCTTCTCCGTGCGCGAGGGCGCCGGGCGCACGCTCAAGGGCCGCGACCTCCGCCGCGTCCGCAACGCCATCTGGGAGAAGACCGGCTTCCAGGACTGA